One genomic window of Trichlorobacter lovleyi includes the following:
- the xseA gene encoding exodeoxyribonuclease VII large subunit: MNLFAEQTILTVSRLTSLLKDLIEDNFSQVWVEGEVSNLTYAASGHVYCTLKDSGAMLRCVMFRSSVKALKFKLEEGMALVVRGRLSVYDQRGEYQLIAEYVEPKGLGALQAAFVQLKERLTGEGLFSESHKQSLPFMPQKVGIVTSASGAAIHDILNVLGRRNAGLHLIVYPVRVQGVGSAAEIAAAIDNLNRLNAADVLIVGRGGGSLEDLWAFNEELVARAVYRSKIPVISAVGHETDWTICDFVADLRAPTPSAAAELVCTAREELLNQIQNLVLRLDQAISSQLKLRMHNLAGLRRALHDPSRMLGHQLQRVDDLSERLDMALRNLFGRRREQLARHEQHLAGLHPAIQISKLRQELLLLTEHAERRVTSQLEQLSRERGEATARLEALSPLHTLARGFSVIERQTDKHIIRNAAELAIGEEVRLRLHQGSALCRVEETYSDSGVKATT, from the coding sequence ATGAATCTCTTTGCAGAACAGACCATATTGACTGTCTCACGACTAACCTCACTCCTGAAAGACCTGATTGAGGACAACTTTAGCCAGGTCTGGGTTGAAGGCGAGGTTTCAAACCTGACCTATGCTGCATCAGGCCACGTCTATTGCACCCTTAAAGACAGTGGAGCGATGCTGCGCTGTGTCATGTTTCGCAGCAGTGTCAAGGCACTTAAGTTCAAGCTTGAAGAGGGAATGGCCCTGGTTGTACGGGGCCGGCTTTCTGTCTACGACCAGCGCGGAGAATACCAGCTGATTGCAGAATATGTCGAACCCAAAGGCCTAGGTGCCCTGCAGGCTGCCTTTGTGCAGCTAAAGGAACGCCTGACAGGAGAGGGGCTGTTCAGTGAATCCCACAAACAGTCCTTGCCGTTCATGCCTCAGAAGGTCGGTATTGTCACTTCTGCAAGTGGCGCGGCAATCCATGACATACTGAATGTACTGGGGCGACGCAATGCAGGATTGCACCTGATTGTATACCCGGTACGGGTTCAGGGTGTTGGTTCAGCTGCTGAGATTGCTGCTGCCATTGACAATCTTAACCGACTGAATGCTGCTGATGTCCTGATTGTAGGTCGTGGCGGTGGTTCTCTGGAAGACCTCTGGGCCTTTAACGAAGAGCTGGTTGCCCGAGCGGTGTATCGCTCCAAAATTCCGGTTATCTCTGCAGTGGGCCACGAGACAGATTGGACTATCTGTGATTTTGTTGCTGATTTGCGAGCTCCAACGCCATCGGCGGCTGCAGAACTGGTCTGCACTGCTCGAGAAGAACTGCTCAATCAAATTCAGAATCTTGTCCTTCGACTGGATCAGGCTATCTCAAGCCAGCTGAAGCTGCGTATGCACAACCTTGCCGGGTTGCGCCGTGCCCTGCATGATCCCTCCCGAATGTTAGGGCATCAGCTACAGCGGGTGGATGACCTTTCTGAACGCCTGGACATGGCACTACGAAACCTGTTTGGACGACGCAGGGAACAACTTGCCCGCCATGAACAGCATCTGGCCGGTTTGCATCCTGCCATCCAGATCAGTAAACTGCGCCAGGAACTGCTGCTGTTGACAGAACATGCTGAGCGGCGGGTAACCAGCCAGCTTGAACAACTTAGCAGGGAACGGGGAGAGGCAACTGCGCGACTGGAGGCACTTTCTCCCCTGCACACGCTGGCGCGGGGGTTCTCTGTGATTGAACGACAGACCGACAAGCATATCATCAGAAATGCCGCTGAACTGGCGATTGGAGAAGAGGTCAGGCTGAGGCTGCACCAAGGGAGCGCCCTCTGTCGGGTTGAAGAGACTTACAGTGATTCCGGAGTAAAGGCCACAACCTGA
- the efp gene encoding elongation factor P: MLSVADLKKGTKLILDGDPYVVTAFDFVKPGKGQALYKCKMKNMISGSTLDRTYRSGESFEPAGMDERDMEYLYKEGTHYTFMDQQSYEQVVMEEDAVGDAKNFLLENTKVAVLLFGDKPIGVTLPNFINLRVTQTDPWLKGDTSGSDSKPATVETGYVLRVPPFIEEGELIVIDTRTGEYSTRVKG, from the coding sequence ATGCTGTCTGTTGCAGATTTAAAAAAAGGAACCAAGCTTATTCTTGATGGTGATCCCTATGTGGTGACGGCCTTTGACTTTGTCAAACCAGGTAAAGGACAAGCACTGTATAAATGTAAAATGAAGAACATGATCAGTGGATCGACACTTGATCGTACCTACCGTTCCGGTGAAAGCTTTGAGCCTGCCGGTATGGATGAACGGGATATGGAATATCTGTATAAGGAAGGCACCCACTACACGTTCATGGATCAGCAGAGCTATGAACAGGTAGTTATGGAAGAGGATGCTGTGGGTGACGCAAAGAACTTCCTGCTGGAGAACACCAAGGTGGCAGTACTTTTGTTTGGGGACAAGCCGATTGGGGTGACCCTGCCCAACTTCATAAATCTGCGGGTTACTCAGACAGACCCCTGGTTAAAGGGTGATACCTCAGGTAGCGATTCCAAGCCTGCCACGGTTGAGACAGGCTATGTATTGCGTGTGCCGCCATTTATTGAAGAAGGTGAGCTGATCGTGATCGACACGCGTACCGGCGAATATTCTACCCGGGTTAAAGGATAA
- the epmA gene encoding EF-P lysine aminoacylase EpmA codes for MQNPGALYIRAQVLQTIRRFFTERGFLEVETPFRIPANAPEEFIDPVPTLASWQLQTSPEICMKRLLCRGYDKIFQICRCWRADERGTRHLTEFTMLEWYRSNADYHDLMQDCLGLLQQVADTCSVGACFKRNNLKIDPNQTWLHFSLQEAFLRFAKADALVSAQNGLFDELLTDLIEPALEKFEVPVILQDYPAQLAALARLKTETPDFAERFELYVGGLELANGFSELTDPFEQRARFEEANRIRQQMGKSELPLPEPFLAELSAMPPAAGIALGVDRLVMLTVGADCIDQVVAFTPESL; via the coding sequence ATGCAGAACCCAGGCGCTCTTTACATCCGGGCGCAGGTGCTGCAGACGATTCGACGTTTTTTTACGGAGCGGGGGTTTCTAGAAGTAGAAACCCCCTTTCGTATTCCTGCCAACGCACCTGAAGAGTTTATAGATCCGGTCCCTACCCTCGCCTCCTGGCAACTTCAAACTTCTCCCGAAATCTGTATGAAGCGGCTGTTGTGCCGAGGCTATGACAAAATCTTTCAGATCTGTCGCTGCTGGCGTGCTGATGAGCGTGGTACCAGGCACCTGACAGAGTTTACCATGTTGGAATGGTACCGCAGCAATGCCGATTACCATGATTTGATGCAGGATTGTCTTGGCTTGCTCCAACAGGTAGCAGATACCTGTAGTGTAGGCGCTTGTTTTAAACGAAACAACCTGAAAATAGACCCAAATCAAACCTGGCTGCATTTCAGCCTGCAGGAGGCGTTTTTGCGTTTTGCCAAGGCCGATGCCTTGGTCAGTGCTCAAAACGGGCTCTTTGATGAGCTTCTGACCGACCTGATTGAACCTGCTTTGGAGAAATTTGAGGTGCCGGTTATATTGCAGGACTACCCTGCTCAACTGGCTGCCTTGGCCAGATTGAAAACAGAGACCCCTGATTTTGCAGAACGGTTTGAGTTGTACGTTGGCGGGTTGGAGTTGGCCAACGGCTTCAGCGAACTAACAGACCCCTTTGAACAGCGTGCACGTTTTGAGGAGGCCAATCGAATCAGGCAGCAGATGGGGAAGTCTGAGCTGCCGCTACCGGAACCGTTTCTGGCTGAACTTTCTGCCATGCCGCCGGCAGCCGGTATCGCCTTGGGGGTGGACCGTCTGGTGATGCTCACGGTTGGCGCAGACTGTATCGATCAGGTTGTGGCCTTTACTCCGGAATCACTGTAA
- a CDS encoding ParA family protein → MNNFPYILTISSEKGGVGKTTLATNLAIYLKAMQEDLPVTIISFDNHFTVDRMFELKGQEPRGTVEDMLTGTPGADLLHQGQYGVSYIPSSNNLTELYQGFKGPMALCRMVAESGISGIIVLDTRPDLNILTQNALYAADRVLIPVKDMPSLENCKHIFALFDQRGIDKKSLSLIPCLIDNRIKYDGLFKDQRTLLRAFAINRGYRCMDTYISKSPKVESLNTNPDGKIYPILSHARETEVHNQFTELARDILSSYQQTAEPRAYLYHQWLSEQEGRKKEAFLARLEGVLPHCVICGKLHEEAGSKGFYFETADRTSRGFLHSDCFVGMLCSILYDLHPRSDLYQLSLQVVRESAGASVAIFRPLLDQSGQPRLLFQQVDPDGSPLLERELSLEGFLEGVFDGIRDQLFLLLNESMTGYDGGLRASWLAVHPVDESRPEQVLQETSYRRIQDLHRRVTEMATN, encoded by the coding sequence ATGAATAATTTTCCCTATATCCTGACCATTTCATCTGAAAAGGGTGGTGTCGGCAAGACCACGCTGGCAACAAATCTGGCAATTTACTTGAAGGCTATGCAAGAAGATCTGCCGGTTACCATCATATCCTTCGACAATCACTTTACTGTTGACCGCATGTTTGAGTTAAAAGGTCAAGAACCGCGTGGTACGGTCGAAGATATGTTGACCGGTACCCCTGGAGCCGATCTGCTTCACCAGGGACAGTACGGTGTCAGTTACATCCCGTCTTCCAACAACCTGACTGAGCTGTATCAAGGTTTTAAAGGGCCGATGGCGCTCTGCCGTATGGTGGCGGAATCTGGCATTTCTGGCATTATTGTGCTGGATACCCGCCCAGACCTGAATATCCTGACCCAAAATGCCCTTTACGCAGCAGACCGGGTCCTGATTCCGGTAAAAGATATGCCCAGCCTCGAAAACTGCAAGCATATCTTTGCGTTGTTTGATCAGCGCGGTATTGACAAGAAATCACTCTCCCTTATTCCCTGTCTGATAGATAACCGGATCAAATATGATGGCCTGTTCAAGGACCAGCGTACCCTCTTGCGGGCCTTTGCCATCAATCGCGGCTATCGCTGCATGGATACCTATATTTCTAAAAGTCCCAAGGTTGAAAGCCTTAACACAAATCCTGATGGCAAGATCTATCCAATACTCAGTCATGCCCGTGAAACCGAGGTGCACAATCAGTTCACTGAACTGGCACGGGATATCCTTTCCAGCTATCAGCAGACCGCCGAGCCGCGCGCCTACCTGTATCATCAGTGGTTGTCCGAGCAGGAAGGGCGTAAGAAAGAGGCGTTTCTTGCACGTCTGGAAGGTGTGTTGCCCCATTGTGTTATCTGTGGCAAGCTGCATGAGGAGGCAGGTTCCAAAGGCTTCTATTTCGAGACAGCAGATCGTACATCGAGGGGCTTTTTGCACAGTGACTGCTTCGTAGGGATGCTTTGCTCAATCCTCTATGATCTGCATCCCCGCTCTGACCTGTACCAGCTTTCACTGCAGGTTGTCCGCGAAAGTGCAGGGGCATCCGTTGCCATCTTCCGTCCCCTGTTGGATCAGTCCGGTCAGCCTCGCTTGCTTTTCCAGCAGGTTGATCCTGATGGAAGCCCTCTGCTTGAGCGAGAACTGTCTCTTGAAGGGTTTCTGGAAGGTGTCTTTGACGGCATACGCGACCAGTTGTTTTTACTCCTGAACGAGTCAATGACCGGCTATGATGGCGGGTTGCGTGCTAGCTGGCTTGCAGTCCATCCGGTGGATGAGTCAAGACCTGAACAGGTATTGCAGGAAACCTCCTATCGCAGAATTCAGGATTTGCATCGGCGTGTTACTGAGATGGCCACTAACTGA
- a CDS encoding GreA/GreB family elongation factor, giving the protein MTNLITSQGLKRLQDEFEYLWRVERPKVVQGVSDAAAEGDRSENAEYIYGKKRLREIDRKLKQLGGRLKVLEIAPAPPQNPVRVSFGCWVSYEDLEGNSYCYQLGGPDEFDVKQGVISIDSPVGQALLHRQVDDEVTIRRPGGDLVVYITEINTIRG; this is encoded by the coding sequence ATGACAAACCTGATTACTTCACAGGGGTTAAAGCGACTTCAGGACGAGTTTGAATATCTTTGGCGGGTAGAACGGCCCAAAGTTGTACAGGGGGTCTCTGATGCTGCAGCCGAAGGTGATCGTTCTGAAAATGCCGAATATATTTACGGGAAAAAACGTCTGCGGGAGATCGACCGTAAGCTCAAGCAGCTGGGGGGGCGTCTGAAGGTGCTTGAAATAGCACCAGCGCCGCCACAAAACCCGGTCAGGGTAAGCTTCGGCTGTTGGGTTTCCTATGAGGATCTGGAAGGCAACTCCTACTGCTATCAGCTGGGAGGTCCGGACGAGTTTGATGTGAAACAGGGAGTCATCAGTATCGACTCACCGGTTGGCCAAGCCCTGCTGCATAGACAGGTAGATGATGAGGTCACCATCCGCCGTCCAGGTGGTGACCTCGTGGTCTATATCACCGAGATAAACACTATTCGTGGTTGA
- a CDS encoding S41 family peptidase produces the protein MLKSGRTKKIAFGFVIIVIALVAFIGISTQRRCDAQGGKDYEYIGLFTDVMSIVKKSYVEEVDSKKLIYGAINGMLAALDPHSSFMSPDTFKEMKVETKGAFGGLGIEISMKEGILTVISPIEDTPAQRAGIKAGDQILRIDERFTKDMSITDSVKRMRGPKGSKVILTIMRDGFERPKEFTLIRDIIQVKSVKSRMLDNGYGYIRVAQFQERSDEDVAKALKALVEENKGKQLSGLVLDLRNDPGGLLDQAVRISDHFIESGKLIVYTEGRDKESRMQFTASSRAKEPGYPIVVLINGGSASASEIVAGALQDHQRAIVMGTQSFGKGSVQTIIPLADESGLRLTTARYYTPKGRSIQAKGITPDIVVEQMEMPKETTRRESLFIREKDLENHFENTDAEKKADDKKETSKETVKETADAKKAVDPLKVDYQLVRALDLLKGWEILKKIGPEKR, from the coding sequence ATGCTGAAGTCCGGCAGAACAAAGAAAATTGCCTTTGGTTTTGTGATTATTGTTATTGCCCTGGTTGCCTTTATCGGCATCAGCACCCAGCGCCGGTGTGATGCCCAGGGTGGCAAGGACTACGAATATATTGGTCTGTTTACGGATGTCATGTCCATTGTCAAGAAGAGCTACGTTGAAGAGGTTGACTCCAAGAAGCTTATCTATGGAGCAATCAACGGCATGCTTGCTGCTCTTGATCCCCACAGTTCATTCATGTCACCTGATACCTTCAAGGAGATGAAGGTTGAAACCAAGGGGGCTTTTGGTGGGCTGGGGATAGAGATCAGCATGAAAGAGGGAATCCTGACGGTTATTTCTCCCATTGAAGATACCCCGGCCCAGCGGGCAGGCATCAAGGCTGGTGACCAGATTTTAAGGATTGATGAACGTTTTACCAAGGACATGTCCATCACTGATTCAGTCAAACGGATGCGTGGACCCAAAGGCTCGAAGGTCATTTTGACCATTATGCGCGATGGTTTTGAACGCCCGAAAGAGTTTACCCTGATTCGTGACATAATCCAGGTCAAAAGCGTCAAGTCCCGTATGCTGGATAATGGTTATGGCTATATCAGGGTCGCACAATTCCAGGAACGTTCTGACGAGGATGTTGCCAAGGCGCTTAAAGCACTGGTTGAAGAAAACAAGGGTAAACAGCTTTCAGGCTTGGTGCTTGACTTGCGTAATGATCCGGGTGGATTGCTGGATCAGGCAGTCCGCATCTCGGATCATTTTATTGAAAGTGGCAAGCTGATTGTCTACACCGAAGGCCGGGATAAAGAATCCCGCATGCAGTTTACCGCAAGTTCACGTGCTAAAGAGCCTGGTTACCCGATCGTGGTCTTGATCAACGGCGGTAGCGCCAGCGCCTCGGAAATTGTGGCCGGTGCTTTACAGGACCATCAAAGGGCAATTGTGATGGGCACTCAGAGCTTTGGCAAGGGTTCTGTTCAAACCATCATTCCTCTGGCTGATGAATCCGGTCTGCGCTTGACCACAGCCCGTTATTATACCCCCAAAGGGCGCTCTATTCAGGCGAAAGGAATCACTCCGGACATAGTGGTAGAACAGATGGAAATGCCTAAAGAAACGACCCGTCGTGAGTCTCTTTTCATACGGGAAAAGGATCTGGAAAACCACTTTGAAAACACCGATGCAGAGAAAAAGGCCGACGATAAAAAAGAGACCTCCAAAGAGACGGTAAAGGAAACTGCTGATGCTAAGAAGGCAGTGGACCCACTCAAGGTGGACTATCAGCTGGTACGTGCCCTTGACCTGTTGAAAGGCTGGGAAATCCTGAAGAAAATAGGTCCGGAGAAACGTTAG
- a CDS encoding divergent polysaccharide deacetylase family protein, which produces MQHYLQKSSQQNKTTVQQLPVPQSPRSSSTLSPSTQKPAEVATSQTQPGTDYYSGDIHPAQLPPQTVQRPTAGRAELAIIIDDMGSSLQEARSLAAIGVPINFAIIPGLRHDREVALFATGQGIEVLLHMPMQPKEYPQRRLESNGLLLEQSDDELRSRMRGYLELLPQAVGANNHMGSGFTENADKMRVVLNVLKEHGLFFVDSITTPKTTGLKVAAEIKLASARRDVFLDNEQNEEYIRGQLNQAVARARKNSRAIAICHPHPVTVATLTKALPELQSKGITLVKITRLITAQ; this is translated from the coding sequence TTGCAACACTATCTCCAGAAATCTTCCCAACAGAATAAAACAACCGTACAACAGCTACCAGTTCCCCAGAGCCCTCGGTCATCCTCAACGCTGTCACCGTCAACTCAAAAACCTGCAGAAGTTGCGACAAGCCAGACGCAACCCGGAACTGACTATTATTCCGGTGATATCCATCCCGCCCAATTGCCGCCGCAAACAGTTCAAAGGCCAACGGCAGGCAGAGCTGAGCTTGCCATCATTATTGATGACATGGGGAGTTCGCTGCAGGAGGCCCGCTCACTGGCAGCTATCGGGGTACCTATCAATTTTGCCATCATTCCAGGCCTGCGACATGACCGTGAGGTAGCACTATTTGCGACAGGGCAGGGAATTGAGGTCTTACTACATATGCCAATGCAGCCCAAGGAATACCCCCAGCGGCGCCTGGAATCCAATGGACTGTTGCTTGAACAGTCAGATGATGAGCTGCGCAGCAGAATGCGCGGTTATCTGGAGCTTCTGCCCCAGGCAGTGGGTGCCAATAACCATATGGGATCAGGTTTCACAGAAAATGCAGATAAGATGCGTGTTGTTTTAAATGTTCTGAAGGAACATGGCCTTTTTTTTGTTGATAGTATCACAACACCAAAAACAACAGGTCTCAAGGTGGCTGCAGAGATTAAGCTGGCTTCTGCCCGTCGGGATGTGTTTTTGGATAATGAACAGAATGAAGAGTATATCAGAGGGCAATTGAACCAGGCAGTAGCCCGTGCCCGGAAAAACAGTCGTGCCATAGCTATTTGCCATCCCCACCCTGTAACTGTTGCCACTTTGACCAAGGCATTGCCTGAATTGCAGTCAAAAGGTATTACACTGGTAAAGATAACCAGACTGATTACTGCCCAATAA
- a CDS encoding integration host factor subunit alpha, whose protein sequence is MTKIELAKQLHQELGIRQKEAADYVEALLDLIKETLEKGENVKISGFGIFEVREKNARRGRNPQTGEAITIAPRRVLTFKPSAILKESINHE, encoded by the coding sequence ATGACCAAGATTGAGCTGGCCAAACAACTGCACCAAGAACTTGGTATACGGCAAAAAGAGGCTGCAGACTATGTTGAGGCGCTCCTGGATCTGATCAAGGAGACTTTGGAAAAAGGAGAAAATGTCAAGATTTCAGGTTTTGGCATCTTCGAGGTCAGGGAGAAAAATGCGCGCCGGGGCCGTAATCCTCAGACCGGCGAAGCGATTACCATTGCCCCCCGTCGAGTATTGACTTTCAAGCCAAGTGCGATCCTCAAAGAAAGCATCAACCACGAATAG